The genomic segment CACCGGTGGATTTGGTAGCTACGTGGCGTTTATCCCGCAGAAGGATATCGGCATTGTGATGCTGGCGAACAAAAGCTATCCCAACCCGCTCAGGGTAGAGGCGGCTTACCGGATTCTGTCGGCGCTGGAGTAACCTTTTTCAGCCTGCATCGGCAGGTTGATGCATTCCATGCGGTTGGTCGCCTGAGCCCGATCAACCGCTCTGACTTTCGCCAGCACGTTAAGCGCCACGCGCCGGCGATAAAATCAGTCTGCTGCATGTCCGGCAATCTCCTTCAGTCGCGCCACAATCAGCGCCATTTCTCCCTCCGCCACCGTGCGAGGATCGAGGCTGAAAACGCCCTGATGCAGGTTGTAGCGGCGGGCGTAAATCGCGATCTCCCCGCCGCGCAGCTGCGCCTCCACCTCGCGGGCATCCAGTCCCAGTTCGCTGGCCTCCACCCGGATGCGGATACGCCAGATAGCGCGGCCCGCCTCATCCTGCTCGATATCGGCCGCCAGCCCGCGAATCGCGGAAATCGCTTCCGCAACGGGCTGGAGCCGTTCGGCGGTCACTGTGCCCTGACCCTGGCTGTAGTGCTCCAGCGCGTACACCAGCCCGACCATATTCTCCTTGCCGATTTTCATCGCCCGGGCAATGCCGTTGTGTTGGGCTTTGCAGGCGTCGATCCAGCGCCTGGTTCCGGTAATAAAGCCAGAGGTCGGTGCGTTAAACGCCTTAGCACCGCTGTAAATCACCATATCGGCCCCGCTGGCGACCCAGGCGTGCAGATCCTCTTCGGCGGCGGCATCGACGATCAGCGGCAGCTCGTGCTGGCGGGCGACCGCCACAAAGTCCGCAATGCTCAGCATGCCCTTCTGCACGCAGTGGTGCGATTTCACATACAGCAGTGCGGCGGTGCGCGGGGTGACCGCGCTTTCCAGCTGCCAGCGGGCCGACAGATTGCTGGATCCGACCTCCACCACCCGCCCGCCACCGAGGCGGATGGCGCTGGTAATCGGCGCGCCGTAGTCCACATTGTGGCCGCGCAGCATCAGCACCTCATTCGCCATGCCCGCGCTGTCCGGCATCATCGCCACGCGGGCCGGGTCGCCCCGGGTAATGGCGGCGGCAACGGCGATGGCAATCCCCGCCGAGGCGCAGGAGGTAACGTAGCTGGCCTCCGCGCCGGTAAAGCGGGAAACCAGCTCGCCGCAGCGGTCCACCAGCCGGTCAATCTCGACAAAAGCGGAGGCAGCCTGCGCCGTGGCCTGCATTACCTCCGGGGCCACGCTGGATACGCCCAGAATGGTCATTTTGCCGCAGGCGTTGATCACCCGTTTCAGCCCAAGGTGCTGATAGATATTTTGCGCCATGATTTACAGAACCCCCAGCAGCGAACAGGCCACGCTCAGCGCCACAATCGACAGCAGAATGGTGGTGTAGCGCGGCCCTTTTTTCACCAGATAGAAGTAGACCGAGAACACCGCCGCCAGCGGCAGCAGGCCGGGGGCGATCGAATCCAGGATCTGCTGCACCACCACTTCGGATCCTTCCAGCGCGCTGATCTTCAGCGGCGTGGTGATCTTCACGTAGCTGGCGGACAGCGCGCCCATCATAATCAGCCCCAGCACGTTGGCCCCGTAGATCAGCTCTTTGATCCGCCCGCCCTGCA from the Erwinia sp. SLM-02 genome contains:
- the dgaE gene encoding D-glucosaminate-6-phosphate ammonia lyase, with the translated sequence MAQNIYQHLGLKRVINACGKMTILGVSSVAPEVMQATAQAASAFVEIDRLVDRCGELVSRFTGAEASYVTSCASAGIAIAVAAAITRGDPARVAMMPDSAGMANEVLMLRGHNVDYGAPITSAIRLGGGRVVEVGSSNLSARWQLESAVTPRTAALLYVKSHHCVQKGMLSIADFVAVARQHELPLIVDAAAEEDLHAWVASGADMVIYSGAKAFNAPTSGFITGTRRWIDACKAQHNGIARAMKIGKENMVGLVYALEHYSQGQGTVTAERLQPVAEAISAIRGLAADIEQDEAGRAIWRIRIRVEASELGLDAREVEAQLRGGEIAIYARRYNLHQGVFSLDPRTVAEGEMALIVARLKEIAGHAAD